In Paenibacillus kyungheensis, the following are encoded in one genomic region:
- the fabD gene encoding ACP S-malonyltransferase: protein MRKLALVFPGQGSQYIGMGKTLYEQYPIAKETFQEANKALGFDLTSLCFEGSPEQLQQTEFTQPAILTHSVAAYRVFMHEVGIRPHFIAGHSLGEFSALTCSGAISFADAVKIVNKRGQFMQESASLGTGGMSAISRVSAIDVERVCREISTEQELVTVSNYNSSTQTVIAGHIGAIEKAERKLTEIGADFIRLKVSAPFHCPLMKQASFQLEQELLQTPYSEIHVPVVANYNALPYPGVNRIVQALTMQMVEPIQWNATMQFLKNQDVNIVVELGPGTVLRNLMKKSFSSIHSFSYDREVDQTDLKELLSSDQLEYPCLVSRCLAIAVCTRNSNWDQEEYEEGVIKPYRQIQTMLAEIEAAAVEPTLEQKRAALNMLKLVFATKRTPLEEQQMRFSQLFEETNTGDMFADEVQLPMQTSFTS from the coding sequence ATGAGAAAACTGGCCTTGGTGTTTCCGGGACAGGGGTCCCAATATATTGGCATGGGAAAAACATTGTATGAGCAATATCCGATTGCTAAAGAAACATTCCAAGAGGCTAACAAAGCTCTTGGTTTCGATTTAACTTCGTTATGTTTTGAAGGATCGCCGGAGCAACTTCAGCAGACGGAATTTACTCAACCAGCGATTTTAACTCACAGTGTGGCAGCATACCGGGTATTTATGCACGAAGTAGGCATACGTCCACATTTTATTGCTGGGCATAGTCTGGGTGAATTTAGCGCGCTGACTTGTTCGGGAGCCATTTCATTCGCTGACGCCGTGAAAATCGTAAACAAGCGCGGGCAGTTTATGCAAGAGTCGGCATCGCTAGGGACAGGAGGGATGTCAGCTATTTCGAGAGTGAGTGCAATCGATGTGGAACGAGTATGCCGAGAGATAAGCACCGAACAAGAACTTGTTACGGTATCCAACTACAATTCGTCTACCCAAACAGTCATTGCGGGCCATATCGGTGCGATTGAAAAGGCAGAACGCAAATTAACAGAGATCGGCGCAGACTTTATTCGATTGAAGGTTAGCGCACCGTTCCATTGCCCGCTCATGAAGCAGGCTTCCTTTCAACTGGAACAGGAGCTTTTGCAAACGCCTTATTCGGAGATACATGTTCCGGTTGTAGCAAACTACAACGCTTTGCCATATCCAGGGGTCAATCGGATCGTTCAAGCATTGACCATGCAGATGGTCGAACCGATACAGTGGAATGCGACGATGCAGTTTTTGAAAAATCAGGACGTAAATATTGTCGTAGAACTTGGTCCTGGTACAGTACTCCGTAATTTAATGAAAAAAAGCTTTAGCTCTATCCATAGTTTCTCCTATGACCGAGAAGTAGATCAGACAGATTTGAAGGAGTTGTTGTCCTCAGACCAATTGGAGTATCCATGTCTCGTATCTCGTTGTCTTGCCATAGCTGTTTGTACGCGCAATAGCAACTGGGATCAGGAGGAATATGAGGAAGGGGTCATCAAGCCTTACCGTCAAATCCAAACGATGCTTGCGGAAATCGAAGCAGCAGCAGTAGAACCGACTCTGGAACAAAAGCGAGCTGCGCTTAATATGCTCAAATTGGTGTTTGCAACGAAGCGTACACCTTTAGAAGAACAGCAGATGAGATTTTCCCAACTGTTTGAAGAAACCAACACTGGCGATATGTTTGCAGATGAAGTTCAATTACCTATGCAGACATCCTTTACGAGCTAG
- a CDS encoding non-ribosomal peptide synthetase, which yields MSDNFTNSVLAANDKTVKEKAYWQEKMQGDPVMSVFPSEHRIIDGGEGANSVSFQFNHAVSNQLKHISNGSDYGMFILFVAGMNLLLSQYTNSSDIVIAMPAFRQAHDVDNEDEARLLVLRTSLQNCNHFRDVLKATKQTVTKANVHQNYPFHLVMKHGGMLTDLDTDTQAQILVGFDRVHDLPQVKESRAEIIIILSSSEQTLEVQFSFNQSRFEPKTAQQWGTHLERLFEEALFHPEKSLSEIGVLKNNEIEILTNQFNNTQAEYDKEATLPHLFEEQTARTPDQTAAVFSTGSWTYSELNKRANQLARTLQAKGVKPDQLVGVLLERSPEMMMGLLAILKAGGAYVPIDPTYPKERISYVLQDSGASLLLTRGKETTLDVHFEGEVLDLTDEALYTNDDTDLSGGAGANDIAYVIYTSGSTGEPKGVMIEHQAVINRLQWMQKQFPLTTRDVILQKTPFSFDVSVWELFWWSLSGASVVFAEPGAEKDPEALAQSVHEHQVTVMHFVPSMLQLFLEHVEATGGDKLRSLRRVFVSGETLQASQASRFGRLLKDRWGTELINLYGPTEATVDVSYHECSCEDHVTHIPIGQPIDNMSLYILDREGRVQPVGVPGELYIGGVGLARGYWNRPELTEERFTTQKAVPGIRLYRTGDIGKWLSNGEMAYGGRIDHQVKIRGNRIELGEIETQLLRHPQIQEAVVTVHEAEAGRKELSAYYVSEGVLGIGAIQAYVGERLPAYMVPTYGRQLETMPLTANGKLDRKRLPAPQAQAEQRRYAAPRNEVEEQLASVWQEVLGIERIGIDEPYQEIGGDSIKTIRIIFLIKKRCQIDLQMLEFYQHPTIRDLADFLKNRDSNESDEKLAVAKEKLAQWQQELFQSDIEWLLPNKEIEEVLPLSDIQQGMIYHSLTHPQSSLYHEQFLYEFQDDSFSEQTFRQAMELLIDKHAIFRTTFNLKDLSVPVQLVHRQVSVDLELISLVDLVREKQENFLNSFLEQDRKQPFIQDAVSSNIIWRMRVFQLNEHHYCLAWLYHHAMMDGWSNASFITELWQIYFGLKQGLVELKPLRHSYRDMLIEQWSIQDDPEVHSYWRNELENYKRFESPFAVVEEELDESLDITTIILNEEINLLSLMQAAKINHVSLKTILFTAYACMMHMIDAENDFVVGVVVNNRPLVEDGEKILGCFLNSIPVRIRINGTTALQEFMLEMDKKLLEAQQYGKLSLARILQAVGEHDGGGNKLFDNIFNYVDLYVYDGVSREMRDHQTLDNVGNYERTNALFQFDCFMENEHLHIVVRHETSFYPKVDVECMISSYARILKAIIDGSETILNKTLFSDPNQIRLLRERAETYATPLPDEPTISGLIDAQAKRSAQRTALISQSERLTYAELNRRVDQLAWRLVRSGVKEGDIVALMARRSIEMMIGLLAILRAGGAYLPIDPDYPDERIQHMFTDSGTNVLLTHQPYNERVNFGGEILDLAEHIYEENDAIKRSFPHIRPNNLAYCIYTSGSTGLPKGVLIEHRSVVNLLEGMTQLISFQEDQTFLSVTTISFDIFVLETLLPLMKGMCVVIANAEEQIDPAALGRLMLNHDVSMLQVTPSRLRLLLDNEIAIEGMAKLTNIMIGGESFGIELIHTFREHSSARVFNMYGPTETTVWSMVADLTEADEVTLGRPIANTEVLIVDRNGQLQPFGTVGELCIAGAGLARGYHGLPDMTQAKFVTHPIDSSQRIYKTGDLARWQMDGQIKYIGRRDHQVKIRGYRVELSEIEHVLGSYAGISSPLVVAQKRDTDESYLIAYYLSEKELPVALLREHLTDRLPDYMIPGAFVQLEYYPLLPNGKINRAALPEPNLSRNAMITPFRQAVTDIEQRLAQLWQEIVRIETIGMDDNFLEAGGNSISLVQFHAKLESFYPNQISIAEMFSYPTIGKLAAKLEQAIPKKKIEIDRLLLPKHFLNLSGSLTNENTFLFHLSNPAVDELAILAQSYNVETDDVLLAAGIYLFHEITEQQVISLQTMTTLKNEMITVSVDMQEISHFSQLFHSIYEQRTQAILTYKLEDFQLFAKRVRHGAIAPLFYRSSLETSHQRLSDWFGFMLGYSIKEGRVTFTCDYDGNMINEISMEQWAAGYIKLLGVLTNQFLKEAP from the coding sequence GTGAGCGATAACTTTACAAACTCTGTTCTTGCAGCAAACGACAAGACAGTCAAAGAGAAGGCTTACTGGCAGGAGAAAATGCAAGGAGATCCGGTGATGAGTGTATTTCCATCCGAACATCGTATCATTGATGGCGGAGAGGGAGCTAACTCTGTTTCTTTTCAATTCAATCATGCTGTATCAAATCAATTGAAGCACATAAGCAACGGTTCTGATTACGGTATGTTTATCCTCTTTGTGGCAGGGATGAATTTGCTGTTATCTCAATATACTAATAGTTCGGATATTGTCATAGCGATGCCAGCATTTCGACAGGCTCACGATGTGGACAACGAGGACGAAGCACGGTTGCTTGTTCTGCGGACGTCACTACAGAACTGTAACCATTTTAGGGATGTACTGAAAGCAACCAAGCAAACCGTTACCAAAGCGAATGTCCATCAAAATTATCCTTTTCATCTTGTGATGAAACATGGAGGCATGCTTACTGATCTTGATACAGATACACAGGCTCAGATACTTGTTGGGTTTGATCGTGTTCACGATCTTCCTCAGGTCAAAGAATCTAGGGCAGAAATCATTATAATACTGTCCTCTTCGGAACAAACACTTGAGGTACAGTTCAGTTTTAACCAAAGTCGTTTTGAGCCGAAAACTGCTCAACAATGGGGCACGCATCTGGAGCGCCTATTTGAAGAAGCATTGTTTCACCCCGAAAAATCTCTATCGGAAATCGGGGTATTAAAAAATAATGAAATCGAGATATTGACGAACCAATTTAATAATACGCAAGCCGAATACGACAAGGAAGCGACCCTGCCTCACCTGTTCGAGGAACAGACTGCGCGAACGCCAGACCAAACAGCCGCGGTGTTCAGCACCGGATCGTGGACGTACAGCGAGCTGAACAAGCGCGCGAATCAGCTGGCCCGAACGCTACAAGCCAAAGGGGTGAAGCCGGATCAGTTGGTGGGGGTATTGCTGGAGCGATCCCCTGAAATGATGATGGGTCTGCTCGCCATTTTGAAAGCCGGCGGGGCGTACGTGCCGATCGATCCCACCTATCCTAAGGAGCGGATCAGCTATGTGCTACAAGACAGTGGCGCTTCGCTACTGCTGACACGCGGAAAAGAGACCACCCTCGACGTGCACTTCGAGGGAGAGGTGCTTGACTTGACCGACGAAGCGCTGTACACCAACGATGACACTGATTTATCTGGTGGAGCAGGGGCGAATGATATAGCCTATGTCATCTATACCTCCGGTTCAACCGGCGAACCCAAAGGAGTGATGATCGAGCATCAGGCGGTGATCAACCGGTTGCAGTGGATGCAAAAGCAGTTTCCGTTGACCACTCGCGACGTCATCTTGCAAAAAACACCGTTTAGCTTTGATGTCTCGGTGTGGGAGTTGTTCTGGTGGAGCTTGTCCGGCGCGTCGGTCGTGTTTGCCGAGCCAGGAGCCGAGAAAGATCCGGAAGCTCTTGCGCAAAGTGTCCATGAACACCAGGTGACCGTGATGCACTTCGTGCCTTCGATGCTTCAGCTGTTTTTGGAGCATGTGGAGGCAACCGGAGGGGATAAGCTGCGCTCCTTACGCCGCGTCTTCGTCAGTGGAGAAACGCTGCAAGCGAGTCAAGCCAGTCGGTTCGGACGGTTGCTCAAAGACAGATGGGGAACAGAACTGATCAATTTGTATGGCCCGACGGAGGCGACCGTCGATGTGTCGTACCATGAATGCTCGTGCGAAGATCACGTCACGCACATTCCGATTGGGCAACCGATCGACAACATGTCCCTGTATATTCTGGACCGCGAAGGACGAGTGCAACCGGTGGGGGTACCCGGCGAGTTGTACATCGGGGGCGTGGGTCTAGCCCGCGGGTATTGGAACCGTCCGGAGCTCACCGAGGAGCGGTTTACGACGCAGAAAGCCGTACCAGGGATACGGTTGTACCGGACCGGGGATATCGGGAAGTGGCTATCGAACGGGGAAATGGCCTACGGGGGACGGATCGACCATCAGGTCAAAATTCGAGGAAACCGTATTGAGCTAGGGGAAATTGAGACACAGTTATTACGGCATCCTCAGATTCAGGAAGCGGTGGTGACGGTACACGAAGCCGAAGCAGGGCGGAAGGAACTGAGCGCGTATTACGTCTCGGAAGGGGTGCTGGGAATCGGGGCGATTCAAGCGTATGTGGGCGAGCGGTTGCCCGCTTACATGGTACCCACCTATGGGAGACAACTGGAGACGATGCCGCTAACGGCGAACGGGAAGCTGGATCGGAAGCGTCTACCGGCTCCTCAGGCGCAAGCGGAGCAGAGGAGATATGCCGCTCCACGCAACGAGGTCGAGGAGCAGCTGGCAAGCGTCTGGCAGGAGGTGCTCGGGATCGAACGAATCGGCATTGATGAGCCTTATCAAGAAATTGGTGGCGATTCAATCAAGACGATTCGAATTATTTTTTTGATCAAAAAGCGTTGCCAAATAGATTTGCAGATGCTTGAGTTTTATCAGCATCCTACAATTAGGGACTTAGCGGATTTTCTCAAAAATCGTGATTCAAATGAGTCTGACGAAAAGCTAGCAGTGGCCAAAGAAAAACTGGCACAGTGGCAACAGGAATTGTTTCAGTCGGATATAGAATGGCTTTTGCCTAATAAGGAAATTGAAGAAGTGTTGCCGCTTAGCGATATTCAGCAAGGAATGATCTATCATTCGCTTACTCATCCGCAATCGAGTCTGTATCATGAACAGTTTTTGTATGAATTTCAAGATGATTCGTTCTCTGAACAAACATTCAGACAAGCGATGGAACTTCTTATTGATAAGCATGCCATTTTTCGGACGACTTTTAATCTGAAAGATCTATCAGTGCCTGTACAGTTGGTGCATCGCCAAGTATCTGTCGATCTGGAATTGATTTCACTCGTTGATTTGGTGAGGGAAAAGCAGGAGAATTTCTTGAATTCATTCTTGGAACAGGATCGTAAGCAACCTTTTATTCAGGATGCAGTTTCCTCAAACATAATATGGCGGATGAGGGTGTTTCAGCTTAACGAGCATCATTACTGTTTAGCCTGGCTTTATCATCACGCTATGATGGATGGTTGGAGTAATGCTTCGTTTATTACTGAGCTTTGGCAAATTTATTTTGGACTAAAGCAAGGTTTAGTGGAGTTAAAACCGCTCCGTCATAGCTACAGAGATATGCTGATTGAGCAGTGGAGTATTCAGGACGATCCTGAGGTGCATTCATATTGGCGAAATGAACTAGAAAATTATAAAAGGTTTGAATCACCTTTTGCTGTTGTGGAAGAAGAGCTTGATGAATCTCTTGACATAACAACAATCATTTTGAACGAGGAAATAAATTTATTATCGTTAATGCAGGCGGCGAAAATCAATCACGTATCGCTTAAAACTATTCTTTTTACTGCTTATGCTTGCATGATGCATATGATCGATGCGGAGAACGACTTTGTTGTCGGGGTTGTAGTGAACAATCGGCCGCTTGTAGAAGACGGTGAAAAAATACTGGGTTGTTTTCTCAACTCGATCCCTGTGCGCATTCGTATAAACGGAACAACCGCTTTACAGGAATTTATGTTAGAAATGGACAAAAAATTGCTAGAGGCACAGCAGTATGGGAAGCTGTCACTAGCACGAATTTTGCAGGCAGTTGGCGAACATGACGGCGGTGGAAACAAGCTATTTGATAATATTTTTAACTATGTTGATCTATATGTATACGACGGTGTATCTCGCGAAATGCGCGACCATCAAACATTAGACAACGTTGGTAACTATGAGCGGACGAATGCGCTATTTCAATTTGACTGCTTTATGGAGAACGAGCATTTACATATTGTAGTCAGACATGAGACTAGCTTTTATCCTAAAGTAGACGTCGAATGTATGATTTCGTCTTATGCCCGAATTCTGAAGGCGATAATCGATGGTTCGGAGACTATACTCAACAAAACGCTGTTTTCAGACCCTAATCAGATTCGCTTATTGCGTGAGAGGGCAGAGACTTACGCTACTCCACTTCCAGACGAGCCAACGATCAGCGGATTGATCGATGCTCAGGCGAAGCGATCTGCACAGCGTACGGCGTTAATCAGTCAATCGGAAAGGCTGACATATGCCGAATTGAACCGAAGAGTTGATCAACTTGCTTGGAGACTTGTTCGTTCCGGTGTTAAAGAAGGAGATATCGTTGCATTAATGGCTAGGCGTTCAATCGAAATGATGATTGGTCTGCTTGCAATTCTGAGAGCAGGTGGTGCCTATTTGCCAATTGATCCCGACTATCCAGATGAGCGTATTCAGCACATGTTCACGGACAGCGGAACGAATGTGCTACTAACGCATCAACCGTACAACGAACGGGTAAATTTTGGCGGTGAAATACTTGATCTGGCAGAACATATTTATGAGGAGAATGATGCAATCAAGCGATCGTTTCCGCACATTCGTCCGAATAATCTCGCGTATTGTATTTATACATCAGGTTCTACAGGGCTGCCGAAAGGAGTATTGATTGAACACCGTTCGGTCGTCAATTTGCTAGAAGGTATGACACAATTGATATCGTTTCAGGAGGATCAAACATTTCTCTCTGTCACGACAATATCCTTTGACATTTTTGTGCTAGAGACGCTTTTACCACTGATGAAAGGAATGTGCGTGGTGATTGCCAATGCGGAGGAGCAGATTGATCCGGCGGCACTCGGACGACTGATGCTTAATCATGATGTCAGTATGTTGCAAGTGACGCCTTCCCGATTGAGGTTGCTTCTGGACAATGAGATAGCTATCGAAGGAATGGCTAAGCTCACGAACATCATGATCGGGGGAGAGTCATTCGGAATAGAGTTGATTCACACGTTTCGTGAGCATTCTTCTGCTCGAGTATTCAACATGTATGGTCCGACGGAAACGACCGTATGGTCGATGGTAGCGGATCTTACGGAAGCGGACGAGGTAACGCTTGGACGTCCGATTGCCAACACGGAAGTCCTGATTGTTGATCGGAATGGCCAGCTTCAACCGTTCGGAACGGTGGGAGAATTGTGCATTGCCGGGGCAGGATTGGCGAGAGGCTATCATGGTCTGCCGGATATGACACAAGCTAAGTTCGTTACTCACCCGATTGATTCCAGCCAGCGTATATACAAGACTGGAGATCTGGCACGCTGGCAAATGGATGGACAAATTAAGTATATCGGACGTCGGGATCATCAAGTAAAAATTCGCGGATATCGAGTGGAACTTTCTGAAATTGAGCATGTGCTAGGAAGCTATGCTGGAATCTCCTCCCCCTTGGTTGTAGCTCAGAAGCGAGACACAGACGAATCATATTTAATCGCTTATTATTTGTCAGAGAAGGAACTGCCTGTAGCTTTGCTTCGGGAACATTTGACTGATCGATTGCCGGATTATATGATTCCGGGTGCATTCGTACAGTTGGAGTATTACCCTTTGCTTCCTAACGGCAAGATTAACCGTGCAGCGTTACCAGAACCGAATTTATCGAGAAACGCCATGATTACACCATTCCGACAAGCGGTTACTGACATCGAACAAAGATTGGCACAGTTATGGCAGGAGATTGTAAGAATAGAGACCATTGGAATGGATGACAACTTTCTGGAAGCAGGGGGGAACTCCATCTCGCTCGTTCAGTTTCATGCCAAGCTGGAATCCTTTTATCCGAATCAGATCAGCATTGCGGAGATGTTCTCTTATCCGACGATCGGCAAGCTTGCAGCAAAATTAGAGCAAGCCATTCCAAAAAAGAAAATTGAGATCGACAGGTTGTTGTTGCCAAAACATTTTCTTAATCTGAGTGGAAGCTTAACCAATGAAAACACGTTTCTTTTTCATTTAAGTAACCCAGCGGTGGACGAGCTTGCCATACTGGCACAGAGTTACAATGTTGAGACAGACGATGTGCTCCTAGCCGCAGGTATATATCTGTTCCATGAAATTACGGAACAACAGGTTATTTCTCTACAAACAATGACAACGCTAAAGAATGAGATGATTACAGTAAGTGTAGATATGCAAGAAATAAGCCATTTTTCGCAATTGTTTCACAGCATTTACGAACAGCGGACACAAGCTATACTTACCTATAAACTTGAGGACTTTCAATTGTTCGCCAAACGTGTTAGACATGGCGCTATTGCTCCATTGTTCTATAGATCCTCATTAGAGACCTCCCATCAACGATTAAGTGATTGGTTTGGTTTCATGTTGGGCTATTCGATCAAAGAAGGTCGAGTAACGTTTACCTGCGACTATGACGGGAATATGATCAATGAAATATCTATGGAGCAATGGGCTGCCGGTTATATAAAACTGCTCGGTGTTTTGACAAATCAATTTTTGAAGGAGGCTCCTTAA